A window of Ardenticatena maritima contains these coding sequences:
- the rodA gene encoding rod shape-determining protein RodA, protein MRRALNAFDYALLGVVLVIMTFGVLMIYSAQPAPEDGQMPFVTRQLIWIAIGLVGMLLASAVDYRLLGYFVRVLYVGIVAALAVVLALGSTSFGAQRWFSIMFFTIQPSELSKLVLILTLAHYLGHRPFDWKALIGSFILTAIPAVLVFLQPSLSVALSLFAIWGGMVFVAGLPWRYMVGAAAAVGAAAPLIWTQVLQEYQRQRVMIFLNPLADPLGEGYNLVQSRIAIGSGGLWGQGYMHGSQSQLGYLRVRHTDFIFTVVAEELGFVGALLLMALFVFLLWRLLNIAQRATDRYGRFIVVGVMTMIFFQVVVNIGVNVGLVPPTGVVLPLFSYGGSNLITMLIGLGLVQNVAMRYKRFTFE, encoded by the coding sequence ATGCGACGCGCACTCAATGCGTTTGATTACGCCCTTCTGGGGGTGGTGCTCGTCATCATGACCTTTGGGGTCTTGATGATTTACAGCGCCCAGCCCGCCCCGGAAGATGGGCAAATGCCTTTCGTCACCCGCCAGTTGATTTGGATTGCGATTGGGCTGGTGGGGATGTTGCTCGCCAGCGCCGTGGATTACCGCTTACTGGGATATTTTGTGCGTGTTTTGTATGTAGGCATCGTGGCGGCGCTGGCGGTGGTGTTGGCGCTCGGCTCGACCTCGTTCGGGGCGCAGCGCTGGTTCAGCATCATGTTCTTCACCATTCAACCTTCCGAATTGTCCAAGTTGGTGCTCATCCTGACGCTGGCGCACTACCTTGGGCATCGCCCTTTCGATTGGAAAGCCCTCATTGGCTCCTTCATCCTGACCGCCATTCCGGCGGTGTTGGTCTTTTTGCAACCCAGCCTCTCCGTGGCGTTGTCGCTGTTCGCCATTTGGGGCGGCATGGTGTTTGTGGCCGGGCTGCCCTGGCGGTACATGGTCGGGGCGGCGGCGGCTGTGGGGGCGGCCGCGCCCCTCATCTGGACGCAGGTGCTGCAAGAGTACCAGCGTCAGCGGGTGATGATTTTCCTCAACCCGCTGGCAGACCCCCTGGGTGAAGGCTACAACCTGGTGCAAAGCCGCATCGCCATTGGGTCGGGCGGCTTGTGGGGGCAAGGCTACATGCACGGTTCGCAAAGCCAGTTGGGTTATTTGCGCGTGCGCCACACCGACTTCATTTTCACCGTGGTGGCTGAAGAACTGGGCTTTGTGGGCGCGCTCCTGCTGATGGCGCTCTTTGTGTTCCTGCTGTGGCGCTTGCTGAACATTGCCCAGCGTGCCACCGACCGCTACGGGCGGTTTATCGTGGTGGGTGTGATGACCATGATTTTCTTTCAAGTGGTCGTCAACATTGGCGTCAATGTGGGGCTGGTGCCGCCCACGGGCGTTGTGTTGCCGCTCTTTTCCTACGGGGGCAGCAATCTCATCACCATGCTCATTGGGTTGGGGCTGGTGCAGAATGTGGCCATGCGCTACAAGCGTTTTACGTTCGAGTAA
- the minE gene encoding cell division topological specificity factor MinE: protein MGIFERLFGKRPSSRDIAKERLQLVLIYDRAGLSPELLETLRSEIVDVLSRYIEIERDGIELHLAQEGREAMLVANIPFRGRVKTAPPHTQE from the coding sequence TTGGGAATCTTTGAAAGACTCTTTGGTAAACGCCCTTCCAGCCGCGACATTGCCAAAGAGCGCCTGCAATTGGTGCTCATTTACGACCGCGCCGGTCTCTCGCCGGAATTGCTTGAAACGCTGCGTAGCGAGATTGTGGATGTGCTCTCGCGCTACATTGAGATTGAGCGCGACGGCATTGAGTTGCACCTGGCGCAAGAAGGGCGCGAGGCAATGCTCGTGGCGAATATCCCCTTTCGGGGGCGCGTCAAAACAGCGCCACCACACACACAGGAGTAG
- the minD gene encoding septum site-determining protein MinD, translated as MAGTVITITSGKGGVGKTTTTANLAAALALLGHSVVAIDADIGLRNLDVVMGLENRIVYDIVDVVEGRCRLRQALIRDKRLPELHLLPAAQTRDKSAVSPRQMAEICDALRPHFDYVLVDSPAGIEQGFRNAIAGADRVLIVTTPEVSAVRDADRIIGLLEAAEKGPLALILNRVKPDMVRRGDMLDVSDVLEILAIDLIGIVPDDEAIIVSTNRGTPVVFNERQPAARAFLNIARRLRGEQVPFEPLREEGLIDRLLKFMRS; from the coding sequence ATGGCCGGAACTGTCATAACCATCACGTCTGGGAAAGGTGGTGTCGGCAAAACAACCACCACCGCCAACCTGGCGGCGGCGTTGGCGCTTTTGGGGCATTCGGTTGTTGCCATTGACGCCGACATTGGCTTGCGCAACCTTGACGTCGTCATGGGGTTGGAAAACCGCATTGTGTACGATATCGTGGACGTTGTGGAAGGGCGGTGCCGCTTGCGGCAAGCCCTGATTCGCGACAAGCGCCTGCCCGAACTGCATTTGCTGCCGGCCGCCCAAACGCGCGACAAATCGGCGGTTTCACCCCGCCAGATGGCCGAAATTTGCGACGCTTTGCGCCCCCACTTCGATTACGTGCTGGTGGATTCGCCGGCGGGGATTGAGCAGGGGTTTCGCAACGCCATCGCCGGAGCGGACCGCGTGCTCATCGTCACCACGCCCGAAGTGAGCGCCGTCCGTGACGCTGACCGCATCATCGGCTTGTTGGAAGCGGCCGAAAAAGGCCCCCTGGCGTTGATTCTCAACCGCGTCAAACCGGATATGGTGCGGCGCGGCGATATGCTCGATGTGAGCGATGTGCTGGAAATTCTGGCGATTGACCTGATTGGCATTGTGCCGGACGATGAGGCCATCATCGTGAGCACGAACCGGGGGACACCGGTTGTGTTCAATGAACGCCAACCGGCCGCCCGCGCATTTTTGAACATTGCGCGGCGTTTGCGTGGCGAACAAGTCCCCTTCGAGCCGTTGCGCGAGGAGGGGTTGATTGACCGCTTGTTGAAATTCATGCGTTCGTGA